The following DNA comes from Lentibacillus sp. Marseille-P4043.
TTTCTAATAAGGTGGCTCAATTTTCAATTGTCATTGTGGTTCAATTTTAAGTTACCATATACAACAACTACATTATCATTGCTTACAATAACAACTGGTCTTCTTTTCCCATTTATTTCAACAGTCCATACCTCTCCACGCTTACCTGTTTTATTCATCTTCCTTACCCCAAAACATTTCATCTTTTTCTTTTATAATTTGCTCTTTTGGCGGCCTGCTGTCAAAATAATTATCAAATAACTTATTGAGCAATTTTATCCGTTCTCCGTTATCCATTTCTTCGATTGCTTTTATTATCTCATCAGCAGTCATTCATAACCACCTCATTTATTAATGATTTTATTAAATCAATTATACAATAGAACAAATTATTAATAAAACAATCACTAAACAAAAAGACAGCTACATAATGCACCAAGCTGTCTAACTGAATCTAACTTTATTAAAATGTGCCGCGACTTTCTGAAATAGTATTTCCACATTAACTTTTGACATATATATTCGATTACTTGTGCTTAGCGTTGATACCGGTGGTCGGGGTCGAAGCCAACACACTGGAGAGGAACGATTAATAAACCCCATCCCCCAAGCCTTATTTTTGCCAGAAAAACAAATAAACAAAAGGATTACAATATCAGCTATTGTAATCCTTTTGGTAGGACCTCGACTAATCCAAAGGCCTAATGATAATATTCTATTAACATACTAAATATATAAAGAAATAACGGACAGTATGGGCCTGAGTGGACTCGAACCACCGACCTCACGCTTATCAGGCGTGCGCTCTAACCAGCTGAGCTACAGGCCCATATATGGTAATGGAGCGGGTGAAGGGAATTGAACCCTCGACATCAGCTTGGAAGGCTGAGGTTTTACCACTAAACTACACCCGCATATAATAAATTGTATTTAAAATAATGACTCTCACGAAAGGCATGCCTCTACATCTACTAGCGTACTCAGGGATGTATATGCTTCGAGGCAACTCGTAGCTTATTCAGTAGAAGTAACGCTCGTGGCTGAGGTTTTACCACTAAACTACACCCGTAATTAATTTTTCACGTGAGTGATCTAATTAATCTGATGGAGGGAGTAGGACTCGAACCTACGAACCCAATGGGAGCGGATTTACAGTCCGCCGCGTTTGGCCAACTTCGCTATCCCTCCACTATATTTCAAGAATGGTGGCTCGGGACGGAATCGAACCGCCGACACACGGATTTTCAGTCCGTTGCTCTACCGACTGAGCTACCAAGCCATTTTAGTTTCTAATGTTATGTATGGAGGAGGTAGAGGGATTCGAACCCCCGCGCGGTTTGACCCGCCTGTCGGTTTTCAAGACCGATCCCTTCAGCCAGACTTGGGTATACCTCCACGTTATAATGACCCTATAGATGGACCCTGCAGGACTCGAACCTGCGACCGATCGGTTATGAGCCGATAGCTCTAACCAGCTGAGCTAAGGGTCCGATTTATAATACTTCAATATGATAGATCAGTGAAAAACGGATCAAAGACCTCAAGGGTATGAACCGTATGCTCCAATAGCTGAACTACCAATAATTTAAAATGGAGCCTAGCGGGATCGAACCGCTGACCTCCTGCGTGCAAGGCAGGCGCTCTCCCAGCTGAGCTAAGGCCCCGTATAATGGTCGGGAAGACAGGATTCGAACCTGCGACCCCATGGTCCCAAACCATGTGCTCTACCAAGCTGAGCTACTTCCCGTAAATAATAGCGCGCCCGAGAGGAGTCGAACCCCTAACCTCTTGATCCGTAGTCAAGCGCTCTATCCAATTGAGCTACGGGCGCATATGGTGCCGAGGGCCGGACTCGAACCGGCACGGTAGAAACCTACCGCAGGATTTTAAGTCCTGTGCGTCTGCCAATTCCGCCACCCCGGCATGGCAATTAAAGCGGAAGACGGGATTCGAACCCGCGACCCCCACCTTGGCAAGGTGGTGTTCTACCACTGAACTACTTCCGCATATACATTTATATTCCATAAATGGTGCGGGTGAAGGGAGTCGAACCCCCACGTCGAAAGACACTAGATCCTAAGTCTAGCGCGTCTGCCAATTCCGCCACACCCGCATAATGGTGAGCCATGAAGGATTCGAACCTTCGACCCTCTGATTAAAAGTCAGATGCTCT
Coding sequences within:
- a CDS encoding type II toxin-antitoxin system PemK/MazF family toxin, with amino-acid sequence MNKTGKRGEVWTVEINGKRRPVVIVSNDNVVVVYGNLKLNHNDN